The Lytechinus variegatus isolate NC3 chromosome 7, Lvar_3.0, whole genome shotgun sequence genome includes the window GCATCGTTGTTGCTTAGTTCTCGAGTAGAGTACCATTTTGCTCAAAAGGCATTTTCCATGTAGCATAATTCATTCGGATACCAACAAAATGGTGTTTCGCCGGTGTGTTCAGGTATATTCAATGTTGTTTCTTCTAATCTTTGCACTAAGCCAAATGATTGTTCTCTGCATATTGTTCAATAAACACGATAATTTGAGCATTATTAAGCACCGTCATCAGAAATCAGTCGGCACATACACACCCAGGCTTTTTAATTCATCATTTATCAGGAACATGGGCTCAGAAAAACAAGAGACAGTGGAGGAACATACAACATTTACAAGCAATCGGTCATCGTATGCTGTATTTGAAAGAGATAAAACTCAGGAATATCCTGATAACCCATTTAGTGAGGACCTGTTTAAATCAGCACACAACTTTAGTAATGAGATGGAGTGTAGTTGCAACGGTGTCCACAATATGCATTCTCTTGACGAGACCGTTGTGCAAAAGAATAccactttttattttccttggTTTGTGTTTGGAAACTTCCCACCAATAACATCTCCCAAACTCACTATCATTCTGGCCCAGTGGCGGTTTGGTTCAAGTATAGTCGGTGAACTCTTCAATCAGAATTTGGATGCATTCTATTTATTTGAACCAATGTGGACTCTCAATAGATTAAAGGCCATATGGAGACAGCCTGAAAGACATGCATCGCCAACCACGAGGGAAATCTCTCGTCAGATCCTACGCGAATTGGCTCATTGTAAGTTCAACAATGACTTTGTCTGGACGTACAGCCAATGGCATCCTTTCCAGAATAGAGCCATATGTAATCTTAGTCCACGGTGTCTGTTATCCGGTGAACAGTGGTTTGAAAACTTCTGCAAGACTTCCAGAGAACACATAGCAACAAAACTTATTCGTCTTGATCTCGAGGATTTAAGACCTCTCATTGAAATGGACAACATTGACCTGAGGATCATCCATCTCGTGCGGGATCCTCGAGGAGCAGCTGCCTCTAGGGTTCATTACATTACCAAGAGGTACCAACCACATCAGCAATATTTCAGAGACACTGGGAGACTGAAACCGCTTGGTCTCCTGGACACAGTCCCTGATGAGCTCATGTACATTCAGGAGATGAGAGAAAACAACCCCACTGTTCGTCAAATGTGCAAGTGGATTGAAAGAAATGCAAAGACCTCGAGATATCATTTGCCAAAATGGTTGCAAGGACACTACAAACTCGTCAAATATGAAGACTTTGCACTGGAACCTGTCAAGATCTCAAAAGAGATCTATGAGTTTATCGGTTTACCGTTTCCGAAATATCTTGAATATTGGATCAAGATGAACACCAATGCCATTAATAGGGATGATGATGTCTTTTCGAATCGAAAAAATTCCATCGAAACAGCTTCGCGTTGGATTGTTGATCTGTCTGAGTTAGAAATAAGGCAAATTGAAAAAGAGTGCAAAGATGTCCTTGAACTTCTTGACTATAAGTTATATGATGAACTTAAATCCGCGGCATAATGTAGCTTGCCAGCTATTCATTTGATTCACCAAGGTTCTCAGGGGCGGCGATCCTAATGAAGCACTGAAGAAGTGCCCTTTTTGACGCAAGAGAAttgccccctcacgaacgtgtactgtgcccctttcacctgagatgGACCGGTTTATGTGTGCCccctctccatttttttttccaccaaaaaaaagagaaaaggaaagtgagaaggatgaaatatattatttactgaatgttaattgtcaaaatctatcacatcataaaaatgtaaaaaattttgCTCACAACTTATAAATTTACGTGATACGACATATCTAGCTCCCTCAagattgttggctcattacgccactgtaggtaagcattttttctttgtttcaagTGTCCTTTTAGAAGGAAAAGGTGCTCTTTTTCCCCTGTGCCCCCTCCCGCTTTCAACTTCGCTCCACCGTCCCTGGAGGTTCTTGCTCGTGTGAAGTTTGGGTGATCGTTTGCTCCCCCTCACAACTTGCCTAAATGATAAGATCAGATAAAAGATTGAATAGTGTTATCCTAGTAAATAAATTCAATctttcagtatttgttttcgACCACAGTTGTTTTGAATAAGAGGCATTTTTCTCTTAAATTCACCTTTTCTTAATGTACACGATCTCTACATTCGAAGCTCTTCAACCTCACCGATACCAAACACGAATCAATGAATCTATAGTGTGTTTACATATGAAGTTTCTTTTTACGATTGGATAATCAGGTTATACATGCACTTTGATATTGTTTAATATCGTatattcaaaaattaaaaagaaattgatccTAACACTGCGCTATATGCTACTACATGAAGTTAATACCTTAACCTTACAATGGGTAAATACAAATTCTTTGAAATTGAAACCTCTACCATCAATTCTTACAAAGTACTGTTTGTGCACCTGTACAAACTCCAATTTCCATTCTAAAGGCAGGTGGTGATTTAACCCCGATCAAAATCGCAATTACTATACTTTGTAAGATACCACCAGCGTTTCCTCTTTCTTCCAAACCTATAATCCTAAGTATTGTACTCATAACAGTAATGATATACGATTTATTTCTTGTAAACAGTACGTGCAATAATTGATTACGCAAAGCTTACATCATCTCGTTATTCTTTACCACTTTCCATGACAAAACTAAATTTACTTGCTACcgatgtatataaaaaaataactgaatatTTGTCTTGATTGCTCTTTCGTGTCATATGGGGACTTATGTTTTATGTATGTTAAAACATTTGTTTGGTGACATATTAGCTGAAGACGTGTCGGTCTTCAgctgtttttatttatactctgtatttctttatttgtaaGTAAATTTTCACTCTACCAAACATAATCGTAGAAGAGTATGTATATACTTTGTTTTTTAGACGTCTTATAGAAATGACCATCAAAATGTACTCACCAAAAATTGATGATGGTGTAGCCTTATAACAAAACGTTGTCTTTTGCGACAGATTCCACTTTCAGCTTATGTGTCTGTTCATTGGATGCATTATATGTTTGGGACCAATTTGTAAGTTACAAATGCCGTTTAGGTTTTCAATtagttgttttattttctaatcGTCTATGATACTGATGATAGCCCTGTGAAGTCGTTTAAACATGTCATGTATTGAGAATAACGTACCTTGCCTTCTATATATATCCAGTTTGTATTAATTAAATTAATATGATGCATTCATGCTAAGCTATAAAGTCGAGAAAATTACCGGGTTTGATGTCCATGTgttatttttaagttatgtGACGTTCGACAGCGTTGTCTTTTTTTGGCAAGTACCTTGTAGGATCGATTTTTATATCCAGGCAGTTTTTCCCAATTCCGAATCTCTTTATTCTTCCATGTATAAAAACAGTTTAAACATGGAAATTAAAACAACAGGTGCTTACAGAAAACATAAGAACAGTTATAATACTTTATTGATTcagaaaacagtattttttgtttttaacatCGAAAGGGGAACAGTGCCCTAAGAGTGGAGACAACACGACAAAAAGAGAGTTATGCCTGTTTAAGTATTAATGATATTGGAGATTAGTAAAGTGTAGAATACTTCAAAAAGTCCATGTCTCTCGGGAGATCGTGATATCTTCTTCATTCATTTTCCTTCGGTTCAGTTGAAAAAGTGCAAACATAATGTCTTGTCGCCGAAACCAACCCCAGACAGACCGATCTTTTATGTTATTTCTAATGACAggccatcggtcggtttggaatCGTTTTCGTTAGGTGTGCCTGTAGCATAATATCGAAGATTCTATGGCCTGTTTCGTGAAGAGTTATTGCAACTATTGCAACTTTGTCAATATGACAACTGGCATGGTAACCTTTATTGTGACTGAATGCAAAGCTATGTTTAATGTTACCATGATAGTTGTCATAGTTGCAAAGTAAAGGCGAAGTCACATTCCGCCTACGATGgccgtacggtgagtcgaaaacagctgttttttttttatatattttgtaccAGCTTCATGTGTGTAGTTTGTATAGAAATCTTTAAAAAGGCTGTTTTCGACTCTCTGTGTGGACATGGTAGGTGAAATGGGACTGCAGcattttatgatgatgatttagTGCCaatgatctttaaaaaaaaaaaactttcaaaggcGGGGCCCATagtgaatatattattttattctgtttaCTGATGTTAAAGCTTCCATTGTATAGGGTCAAAGATCCAATGAAAAGTGCCATTTGGTTAAGGATGTAAGATAAAGTGATGATCACTCATGGCAATCGACGTCGCCAAATCCGCTAACATGAACGACCTTATCATGAAGATAAGAAAAGTGGCAAAGAGAGGAATACAGGGACATAAATAGAGCATGGAGAAAGAGACAGTGTAAGATAAAAGAGGCCCCACCAAAGCTTTTAAGAGATAGCTGTGGGGAACTTTCATTTAAGCTACGCAAACCAGTATTCTCTTATCCCATTAAATTCACAACATTTAAACCATAAGACCCACATACATACGTAAATTGAGTTTCGCACCAGCAtgaccagggggccgtttcatgaagctattcgtaagttaagatcgacttgaagaacgactggtgatcctttcttaagCGCTAAACaatcgcctatggtgtataccatttatcaaaagaaaggatcaccagtcgtttttaagtcgttttttttcttacgaacacctttatgaaacacccaccaggacgcAGAACGCCTTctagaacatagaaaatgtattgtctaATTCACGTCATGATAGTGAGCTACCATGAAGTCTTTGTCAGAAGTAGGTGAATTAAAACAGCAGTTCCGGCTTGGACTCTCGACAATATTTCCAATATTTTATCTGTTCCGAAACTTAAACAAACTGCTGtttaccaattttcgacaaagacctcccagctgctgtaatttatttcaatgtgttCTTGAATTGAATTCGCTCTGCATGTTAGTGCGAAAACTATCTAGTGATGCTCAAGGGGAAACCCCAAAGTGATACATTAATGCTGGTGTCCCCACCGTCCAGTTAGTCCAGTGACTATATCTTACAACATAACAGTGTACAACTTTTTAGGGAATTGTGAAATACGAGATAgggaggagagagaggaagagaaaatgTGTCTGCGTGTGTGAGTGTGGGTATCAAAGAAACACAAGTATGGCATGGGATGGTTTGGTGAAATCACGAGGCATTGACGGAAGAGTAAGAGAAATGTGTATGTAGGTGAGTGAATTAGTAAAACACGAGAAATGGAGGAGAAAGTAAGAGAAACGTGTGTACGTGTATGGGTGGGAGAGATATTGAGGGGAGAGTAAGAAAAATTTGTATGGGATAGAGTTAGTGATACGcgatgtgtgagggtgtgtgtgtttacGTTAGTGAAGCACGATATATGGAGGGAagagtgagaaaaaaatgtgtgtggATGGGAGAGTTAGTGAAACTcgatgtgtgtgggtgtgtgtgttagTGAAACACGATTTATGGAGGGAagagtgagaaaaaaatgtgtgtggATGGGAGAGTTAGTGAAACTcgatgtgtgtgggtgtgtgtgttagTGAAACACGATTTATGGAGGGAagagtgagaaaaaaatgtgtgtggATGGGAGAGTTAGTGAAACTCGATGATTGTGTATGTTTAAGTTTGTGAAACACGATTTATGGAGggaagagtgaaaaaaaaatggtgtggGTGGGAGAGTAAGTGAAACTCGATGTGTGTTGGTGTATGTGCTTAAGTTAGTGAAACACGATGTATAGAGGGAagagtgagaaaaaaatgtatgtggGTGGGAGAGTTAGTGATACGCTATGTGTGTGGGGACGAGTGATTAATCAAACACAATATAGAAgggaaagtaagaaaaatatatgtgtgggtgggtgtggaAGGCCTGGGGTGTGTGTGTTTAAGTTAGTGAAACACGATATATGGagtggagaaaagaaaaaaatgtgtgtgtgtctgaGACTCTTCgttattgaaaagaaaagacaGGAACAGAATAATGTGTGAGTTATTGAAAACAGGAAACATagggaaagtaaaaaaaggtgGGTTTGGGTATGGGCGTGTATGACAGTcaaagtataaaaaattaatcaacCAACACCAGGTAGAGTTCCGTAACTCACCATCACCTAGCaaccatggtaaaaaaaatatgtaggtCTAAATGAAAGATGGCGCCCTGTTATCAAACCTGAACTTCCATTTCCCAAACAAAAATACATCAGGTTCGAGATGATCCTGACACAAGCAGAAAGTTACGTCGTCTCTTCTGTGGTTATCATGATCAATGCCGCTTCTGCCGGGCTTTCAGAAACCATCAGGCGATTCATTAAACGCAGATTGGCTATCAGACGATCGAATTTGTCTTGTAGACTTCAAAGGATTCGGATTGTGCGCCAGCTCGACAGGTGAGGATACTCCCGATGGTGGAAAGTGTTTTCAAATGGTTATCAAACTAGTCTTGATGACGCCAAATAGTCAAATTTGCGGAACTTATATAAGCACTTAAAAAGTGTTCACAGCAATCATAAATTTTACTCACATTAATTAACAATGTATTTACAATACAGattgcaatattttgttaaacacAGACAAACAGACGCAAAACCAATCAGATTAGTAAGTATCCAAAACGGGGGAACCTTTTTTCTCTGTTGACTTCACATAATGTATTAGAGATTcgttaaaaaaaagataacaaataaaagcattattatactgtataatgtaacattattatcattattcagcTCTGCTTTCATTTGACATCCTGCGAGAATATCAAATATGAATTGGATTTACCACCAAAACATCTTTAGTAAACGATATCACCTACCCTGAATTTCAAGTGCTCTAGTTTCCATGCATAAATCGCgtaatttaaatgtttaaagCTCAAAGatctctaaaaaaatcatacatgcATGTCTTATATGGGAACACATTATCATCTATTGGAAAAAGTTGAGATGAACATTTGGGTAGAACAGGGTATTAAAATAACGAAACATAGTAAACCTTGAACTTAATGACTGAGCGCTACgaggaataaaagaaaaataaagacttaaaaaaataataagaaaacaaaaccCTACATAAATCatttaacattattattttaaattcttCATTGAGATTATCACCTTCACATTCAAAGTTACATAATGAACATGAATACATTATTGGTTAAATTCCACATGGATTCATCGAGTATTTCACTCACATCGATCCATAATTCAGACAAACCTTAAGAATTGATgccatattttgatgaattctttttttaaaagactGCTCAATCGCGCATTGTAGCACCATTAGGAGTCGGGGTCACGGAGGCCagcttttaaagggatggtccgcgctgaaaacatttatatttaaatacatagagtaaaattcaccgagcaaaatgctgaaaatatcaacaaaattggaccataaaaataaaagtgattggattttaaagtttatcattgttttgtgaaaacagttacatgcacattatcatgaatattcatcagatgggctgatgatgtcatatcccactttcctttttcttatgttattacatgaaatcataattgattcatttttcatacatgtgtaaatggtgtgtctccattatggtgaaataagttgcggaaataaataactaatgcacttattCGTTTTAGTCCTagtttcatatagtaaaatataaaagaacaataCATCATTAgcacacctaatgaatattcatgagacaatgcaaatctttaaaattcaatatctttgttatttgttatccgattttgatcacattttcagcattttgctccgtGAATTTCCATCTATgaattgagatataaatatcttcagcctggaccattccATCAAAAAGCGTAAAATTGCATTCAGTTGGTCtgtgtctcccccccccccctctctctctctcccctcccccccccccccccccctctttctctatcACTTTACACTTCACTCCAGTAATATTCTGCTGCTTTCTATTTCGgtactctctttctctctagtATACGTAGATGGACCCCAGTTTACGTTTGAGGCTATTGGCAGGGTAAATGTCCCAACTATTCTTGATTTGGGGTAATAAGACTGGATTCGACAATTCCAAGCTCTTGTTTCAACATGATTTTCATATCTTTGTGATAATTTCACCAAACCCTTTGGAAATGCTGTTTCTTTCCTGTATTTTGGACCAAACCAACCCTATTTTTAAGTTAAGGAAAGGTCGGCTGTCGGATGTTTATTAGTACAGACGCCTAAAGCTCGACAATGATCGAGTGATCGAATTACATCAAATATCTTCACGATGAAACCTCCCAGTACCCGAATCCTCTCCACCGCAACCGATCACGTAATTAAATAGTCCAAACAATCGTCAAAATAATGATCGTCACACACAAAATGTCACTAAATCCCTTTGTAAGTGGTGGGATTTTGAGGAGGGATTTGGTAAAGCTTATTTGGATATGATTTTCCACGGTGACGAGTGTTCCCATCCAGTGCCAAATTCAGGGTGGTAATAAAGGGTGCCTTATCACCCATTTCCCTCCTAAAATGGCGTCCTTAACATCCGCGCTATGTTTTAGTGTGTCCATGTTCCCGCCAAATTAGTTAGGAGATAGTACGTATGAACATGGGCCCTTCCACGGCAATATCCCTCGATCCACCATTCGTTCCGGTAAAATTAATAAACTGCATGGATTACTCCATTTGACAAGCGCACTGAACTTGAGCTCCTACAAATTATCaattcaaacaaacaaacatcagAAGTAGGTTACATTTGGGGGTTACATTCTCTGTCTTTCCGAACGCTCATGTAAGGTCAGAGGAAGTCGAAAAGTGCTCTTACTCTTGTAACGTTCTTCTTAGCCAAGTTCTGGGCCCCTTAACACAAAACCTACTGACTGATTTTGGGTCTGATTTTTACGATTATCTATATATAAAAcgcaatgcaatcaatcgtacaaAACAGCAACCTGATCACTTGCAAAGTTTTATGTTACGAGGCCCTGAGTTCCCTTGTTGATGGGATTCGGGTTGATTTAACGATCATCTCTAGCTTGCTCTGTCTTGCATTGGAAGACAAAATTAAGGTACTTCTCTGCATGATTTGTTTTTGCTGCTCCTTCCAATAAGCAACATGAATCTCTTGGAGCATGCATGcactttctttcttcccttgtTGTTCTTGGCGCCCTTTTACAAGACAAACATGTAAAGTACGTCACTTGATTCAGATTAATCTCGGACAACACTCTTCTCATGCGTCTTCAGGTTTAGACACTGTAcggattaaaacaaaatgtaataatttatttaaaaaaattctttcaatgaacttcaaTAAAATCATGACAAGATATGTCAATTACTGGCTAAAAAATATGGCAGTATTTGATATGAAAACATAATCGAACCAGACTTAAAAGATGTTGTGTAAAACAATCCCATAATGCGTCAGCTTATACTCTGTCATTGTAATGACTTTAAAAAGGATAAATCTGTATAAAGTCAGTATCATTGATATAATGTTCTACTCGCGTACAtactttatatcattttcattatcatccatTATACATAGAGTACGTGCCTTTTTGTAGAAGACTACGTATTAATCAGCGaagcaaaatttacaaattgcCCAACGCCTCCACATAATCAGCAAGCGTAGCATCTCTTACGCATGACAGGAGCATCAATTTCAATGTGCGATGCAGTCGACTTTCTCACCTCATATACACATGGTACAATGGatattgttttgtttgcttACTTActaagaaagttttttttaagaaggCAAGCAGTTCAGTCAAAGGGCCTGTACGAATTGGATTCGAACCCTGGTCCATATATAGCGAGCCCACTGTTCTAAAATTGTATAATCATAAGAATGGTCAGCAGAAGAACCATGATCACGTGACTGGATGAAATGTTATGATCTCATGGCAAGACGACCATGATGACAGGAGGGCTATGTtgtatggaagcaggagaccgtcaaaaacacggatatacgtcgtgtagtaattcgaattactacactacgtaattatttacgtcatgtagtaattcgaattactacacgacgtaaataattacgtagtgtagtaattcgaattactacacgaggcaattccgaattactgcccaacgatttaatgtcatgacgttaaatgaattagtgtcgctacatcaaataattaaggtcgtgtagtaattcgaattactacacgacgtaaataattacgtagtgtagtaattccaattactacactacctaaataattacgtcgtgtagtaaataattactacacgacgtaattccgaattactgctcaacgatttaacgtcatgacgttaaatgaattagtgtagtgacgttaaatcaaccaatgagaccgttcgttatatgagcgcaatgcgaagagctgagactacagagtattgtacaggaacgtaccggcaggaagttagaTGGATgtttcaggttcgatattcaaacgcctgCTGTGAAGCTGGATATTCGAGTCCGTCATTGCCAcggacccgatccgcatagtactgccccccccccaaaaaaaaaatgttctacaaccGAGAACAATAGTTAATACTCTCTCTTCggataaaaggaaagaaaggaaagaaagatgaaagatacgttattttatgcataccatgtcaaaatcaatctcaaagttaaaggtgtttttttctcgctggctcgagacttattacgaagcaaatttttgctgcatgcgccattgtgtgccccctctttttgttcttatcacgcattgagcttcgccctaatgctcggggcacaatcataaaacatcctgttcatacaatgatatgacccctccgttctcccttctctttctctccgttccccctccttttctttccaatctccccctttcgcttctctctcttctattatgtattctctctttcttgtttttttctactctatccactggcggcaccaagagattagtcaggaacgtggttccccatgcttgaaatattccgttttgttaattttagccccccgttaatgtgcatgcgccgggtaaccgagtcaagttctacaagttagggtAGGTGGTTACCCCGgataggccgtcgggatattcctgggggccccttggaaaaaaaataaacaatatgcgataaatagccctttattcct containing:
- the LOC121418195 gene encoding carbohydrate sulfotransferase 1-like — its product is MVFRRCVQVYSMLFLLIFALSQMIVLCILFNKHDNLSIIKHRHQKSVGTYTPRLFNSSFIRNMGSEKQETVEEHTTFTSNRSSYAVFERDKTQEYPDNPFSEDLFKSAHNFSNEMECSCNGVHNMHSLDETVVQKNTTFYFPWFVFGNFPPITSPKLTIILAQWRFGSSIVGELFNQNLDAFYLFEPMWTLNRLKAIWRQPERHASPTTREISRQILRELAHCKFNNDFVWTYSQWHPFQNRAICNLSPRCLLSGEQWFENFCKTSREHIATKLIRLDLEDLRPLIEMDNIDLRIIHLVRDPRGAAASRVHYITKRYQPHQQYFRDTGRLKPLGLLDTVPDELMYIQEMRENNPTVRQMCKWIERNAKTSRYHLPKWLQGHYKLVKYEDFALEPVKISKEIYEFIGLPFPKYLEYWIKMNTNAINRDDDVFSNRKNSIETASRWIVDLSELEIRQIEKECKDVLELLDYKLYDELKSAA